Proteins co-encoded in one Candidatus Eisenbacteria bacterium genomic window:
- a CDS encoding branched-chain amino acid transaminase, with translation MGFQKTEKIWMDGALVNWDDAKVHVLSHSLHYGSGVFEGIRCYETDRGPAIFRLREHVDRLFKSARVFDMKIGFQREEICQACADLIRTNGMRSGYIRPIAFFGYGMLGVNPGTNPVNLTIAAWPWGKYLGSGPIKVKVSRFIRIHPRTTVANAKVCGHYVNSILANMEAKEADYHEALLLDYNGYVAEGPGENFFIVKDGLVRTPPLGAILPGITRASIIQLATDLGYEVEEAPLTLQDVVSADEAFFTGTAAEVTAIQQMDEFVLGGGKIGPVTARIQQEFFDVVQGRNRRYDEWLWFVEAPRPKSDRAATPES, from the coding sequence ATGGGCTTCCAGAAGACAGAGAAGATCTGGATGGACGGCGCGCTCGTCAACTGGGACGACGCCAAGGTCCACGTGCTCTCGCACTCGCTCCACTACGGCAGCGGAGTGTTCGAGGGCATCCGCTGCTACGAGACGGACCGGGGCCCGGCCATCTTCCGGCTGCGCGAGCATGTCGATCGCCTCTTCAAGTCCGCGCGCGTCTTCGACATGAAGATCGGGTTCCAGCGGGAGGAGATCTGCCAGGCCTGCGCCGACCTGATCCGGACGAACGGCATGCGGTCCGGCTACATCCGCCCCATCGCCTTCTTCGGGTACGGGATGCTGGGCGTCAACCCGGGCACCAACCCGGTCAACCTCACCATCGCCGCCTGGCCCTGGGGGAAGTACCTTGGCAGCGGCCCCATCAAGGTCAAGGTGTCGCGGTTCATCAGGATCCACCCGCGAACCACCGTGGCCAACGCGAAGGTTTGCGGCCACTACGTCAACTCGATCCTCGCGAACATGGAGGCCAAGGAGGCGGACTATCATGAGGCGTTGCTCCTCGACTACAACGGCTATGTCGCCGAGGGACCGGGGGAGAACTTCTTCATTGTGAAGGATGGGCTCGTGCGGACGCCGCCGCTCGGCGCGATCCTCCCCGGGATCACCCGGGCATCGATCATCCAGCTTGCGACCGATCTGGGCTACGAGGTGGAGGAGGCGCCCCTGACTCTCCAGGATGTAGTCTCGGCGGACGAGGCGTTCTTCACGGGGACGGCCGCCGAGGTGACCGCAATCCAGCAGATGGACGAGTTCGTCCTGGGCGGCGGGAAGATCGGTCCCGTCACGGCGCGGATCCAGCAGGAGTTCTTCGACGTCGTTCAGGGGCGCAATCGCCGCTACGATGAGTGGTTGTGGTTCGTGGAAGCCCCGAGGCCCAAGTCCGATAGGGCGGCGACGCCCGAGTCGTAG
- a CDS encoding 2-ketoisovalerate ferredoxin oxidoreductase, with the protein MPKDSFVKATSFYVDFDRKTGPDKLSTHYCPGCGHGNIHKLIAEAIDDFGIQDRTIFVWPVGCSVFGYYYYKCGNVQVAHGRAPAVASAIRRAHTDAIVLVYQGDGDLGAIGGNEIVHAANRGENITVFFINNAIYGMTGGQMAPTTLIGMKTTTTPYGRTAANEGSPIRIAELLAALEGPVYLERVALTDAKHMNRARNAVRKAIQTQIQGKGFSLVEALAPCPTGWKINPVESRGWIHSELEPHFKLGVLRDKTDQIEARPLEAARFVGTGLDLHLDIADDTGQKARRGTLADAGYADPRIKIAGFGGQGILLLGVALAECGMQAGYKVSWLPSYGPEMRGGTANCHVRISEAEIGSPLVAQSDVLIAMNRPSLEKFEQNMRPGALLFYDSSLILVSPQRSDTRIIKIPATEMADAIGSTRVANMVMMGAYIQKTGILDLESVIGAMPSYIKARKTIPLNQQALRKGASFVSENAL; encoded by the coding sequence ATGCCTAAGGACTCGTTCGTCAAGGCGACTTCGTTCTATGTGGACTTCGACCGGAAGACGGGACCGGACAAGCTGTCCACCCACTACTGCCCCGGCTGCGGCCACGGGAACATCCACAAGCTGATCGCTGAGGCCATAGACGACTTCGGGATCCAGGATCGCACCATTTTCGTCTGGCCCGTTGGGTGCAGCGTCTTCGGGTACTACTACTACAAGTGCGGCAACGTCCAGGTCGCCCACGGGCGCGCCCCCGCTGTCGCCTCGGCCATCCGGCGGGCGCATACGGATGCGATCGTCCTCGTCTATCAAGGAGACGGCGACCTGGGCGCCATCGGCGGCAACGAGATCGTGCATGCCGCGAATCGCGGGGAGAACATCACGGTCTTCTTCATCAACAACGCGATCTACGGGATGACGGGCGGGCAGATGGCGCCGACGACCCTGATCGGGATGAAGACGACGACGACGCCCTACGGGCGGACCGCCGCGAACGAGGGGTCGCCGATCCGCATCGCCGAGCTGCTCGCCGCGCTCGAGGGGCCTGTCTACCTGGAGAGGGTCGCGCTGACCGACGCGAAGCACATGAACCGGGCGCGCAACGCCGTGCGCAAGGCGATCCAGACGCAGATCCAGGGGAAGGGATTCTCCTTGGTCGAAGCGCTTGCTCCCTGTCCCACGGGATGGAAGATCAACCCGGTCGAGTCGAGGGGCTGGATCCACTCGGAACTGGAGCCCCACTTCAAACTGGGCGTTCTCCGCGACAAGACGGACCAGATCGAGGCGAGGCCCCTGGAGGCCGCCAGGTTCGTCGGCACCGGTCTCGATCTGCATCTCGATATCGCCGACGACACCGGGCAGAAGGCTCGGCGCGGAACCCTGGCCGATGCCGGCTACGCGGACCCACGGATCAAGATCGCCGGCTTTGGCGGCCAGGGAATCCTCCTTCTCGGGGTTGCGCTCGCCGAGTGCGGGATGCAGGCGGGCTACAAGGTTTCCTGGCTGCCTTCCTACGGTCCGGAGATGCGCGGCGGCACCGCGAACTGCCACGTGCGGATCTCGGAGGCCGAAATCGGCAGTCCCCTGGTGGCCCAGTCGGATGTGCTGATCGCGATGAACCGACCCAGCCTGGAGAAGTTCGAGCAGAACATGCGTCCCGGCGCCCTGCTGTTCTACGACAGCTCCCTCATCCTCGTCTCTCCCCAGAGGAGCGACACCAGGATCATCAAGATCCCCGCGACCGAGATGGCGGACGCGATCGGATCGACGCGCGTGGCCAACATGGTGATGATGGGCGCATACATCCAGAAGACGGGCATTCTGGATCTGGAATCGGTGATAGGGGCCATGCCGAGCTACATAAAGGCGCGCAAGACGATTCCGCTCAATCAGCAGGCGCTCAGGAAGGGAGCATCCTTCGTGAGCGAGAATGCCCTCTAG